The stretch of DNA TAAAAAATAAAAACTAATAAAATTCTTATTGACACTATACTTAATTTGACTATATTTTATATCGGATTTTTGATATTATTTTCGAGCCGTCTTAAAATCGGCAAATATATTAGAACTCTGATTTGGTTTGAAATGAATAACTATGTTTTGAAATCAAAGATAAGGAGGTGATCGTAGATGGAAGAAAAGAATTACAGAGCACGATTCAAGTTCCCCGACATCGAGGTAGAGGTTGAGGGCGACCGCGAGTTCGTCGATAAACATCTTACGACCTTGCTCGAACTACTTAAGCAGCCAAAATTGGCGGAGGAATTGGTTGAGGAGAAAGTGGAAAAGAAAGCTCCCCCGAAAGTTAGAAAGCCAAGAGGAAGGAGAGCAAAAGCTGAGCTGGTGCTCGAGAAAACGCCCGAAATAAGCATCGAGGAGTTCTTCGAGCAAAAGAAGCCAAAAACTCATAACGAAGCCGTTCTGGTTATATCATACTGGCTGACTAAATACGCTGGGAAGAAGGAGATAAGACCTAAGGATATACGACTTGTATTTGACCAGTTGAAAACCAGAAAGCCCGGGAATGTTGGTCAGCACATAAGAATTCTTAGCGACCCTAAAAAAGGATTCCTTAAGCGCGGGCAGAAGACGGGCAGATACTTCCTTACTCCCAAGGGCATAGAACTCGTGGAAAAACTGCCGAAAAGATAAATGAAATGATACTATTCAGACTATCGTAACCAGAGGGGCACTAATTCAATAGACAAAGCCATTTCATAGGGTACGGGACTAATTACTATGTGAATTTTTGATTTTTATGGCGTGCGAGCAGATGTGATATATTATAATCGCTGCCGCCGCAGATACATTGAAAGAGTCTATAATGCCCTTCTGAGGAATTGAGACTACTAAATCTGCCCTTTTAACGATTGAGAGGGGTAGTCCTTTTCCCTCCGAACCAAACAGAAGAAGCGTTTTTGACGGCGGTTCAAATTCAGGGAGCGGTGTAGACTTTGTAGACGGCTTTTCACAGGCTACAACCTTATATCCTTCCCTTTTTAGGGATTCTATGGTGTGCGCTGGAGATTCTACAATAGCTATTGGCATGTGTTCCACTGCACCGGCGCTGGTATGAGCCACTACAGGGGTTATTTTTGCGCTATTTTTCTTGGGTATTAATATGGCTCCTACGCCCAAGAGTTCTGATGTGCGAATTATGGCGCCCAGATTCTGAGGGTCTGTAATGCCCACAGGCATGACCATGATATCGGGTTTTCTCCTAAGAATTAACTTTAACGGCGTGTATTCGAATTGACTTACCAATGCTACTAATCCCTGATGGTCTTTCCGCTTAACGAGCTTGTAAAGTTGACTTTTGTCCGCCGTTGATATTTTCGCTCTTATCTTTATTCCGTTTTGTTCGCATTTTCTCAAAAGCCACTTTATGGATTCATGGGTGCCATATATTTCGTGTACGTCTCTTCCTCCACGGAGTGACTCGAATACAGGATTTTTGCCGAAAATAAATTCCCTGGGTTTATCGTTCATTAGTTTTCTCTTTATTGAGGTCAACTATGATGTTGTCTATAAGTCTTGCTTTGCCGAGGAATGCAGCCAAAGCAACCATAACCCTGCCGCGAGCATTTTTCAATGGCTCAAGGGTATCAGCATCCACTATATCTATATACTGAACTTTTATTAGTTTTGCGCTTTCCAAAAACTTTCTCATTTCATTTTTTATTTTTTCGGTATCCCTTTCACCTCTAAGAAGCATATTTTTTGCCAGAATAAGGGATTGATATATTTTCGGAGCGACTTTTCGCTCGTTTTCGTTTAGATACTCGTTTCGAGATGACATTGCGAGTCCATCCTTTTCTCGTACTGTGGGTGCGGCTACGATTTCCACAGGAAAGTTCAGCTCGCGGGTCATTTTCTTGATGACCACAAGTTGTTGCGCGTCCTTTTGACCGAAAACGGCAAAATGTGGTTGAACGATGTTGAAGAGTTTGGCTACTACTGTAGTAACACCTCTGAAATGCCCTGGTCGGAATGCTCCGCAAAGAACTTCGGTTACAGGCCCTTTAACTTCAACCCATGTCGAGTACCCATCGGGGTACATTTCCTCAGTTGTCGGCGCGAATATAACATCGACTCCCTCTTTTTCGCAGAGCTTCGAATCCCGCTCGAAGTCACGAGGATACGAATTAAGGTCTTCATTTGGTCCGAATTGAGTCGGGTTGACGAATATTGACACGACAAGCAGGTCGCATCGCTTGCGAGCTATTCTTATAAGCGATAAGTGTCCCTCGTGAAGATAACCCATTGTCGGCACGAAGCCTATTATCTTGCCTTCCTTTCGCGCCGATTCTGACAACTTATACATCTTTTGTATCGACCTTATGACTCTCATTTTGGTATGCTAGGTAGTATTCT from bacterium encodes:
- the rlmB gene encoding 23S rRNA (guanosine(2251)-2'-O)-methyltransferase RlmB, which produces MNDKPREFIFGKNPVFESLRGGRDVHEIYGTHESIKWLLRKCEQNGIKIRAKISTADKSQLYKLVKRKDHQGLVALVSQFEYTPLKLILRRKPDIMVMPVGITDPQNLGAIIRTSELLGVGAILIPKKNSAKITPVVAHTSAGAVEHMPIAIVESPAHTIESLKREGYKVVACEKPSTKSTPLPEFEPPSKTLLLFGSEGKGLPLSIVKRADLVVSIPQKGIIDSFNVSAAAAIIIYHICSHAIKIKNSHSN
- a CDS encoding pantoate--beta-alanine ligase, yielding MRVIRSIQKMYKLSESARKEGKIIGFVPTMGYLHEGHLSLIRIARKRCDLLVVSIFVNPTQFGPNEDLNSYPRDFERDSKLCEKEGVDVIFAPTTEEMYPDGYSTWVEVKGPVTEVLCGAFRPGHFRGVTTVVAKLFNIVQPHFAVFGQKDAQQLVVIKKMTRELNFPVEIVAAPTVREKDGLAMSSRNEYLNENERKVAPKIYQSLILAKNMLLRGERDTEKIKNEMRKFLESAKLIKVQYIDIVDADTLEPLKNARGRVMVALAAFLGKARLIDNIIVDLNKEKTNER